The Planococcus donghaensis genome contains a region encoding:
- a CDS encoding DUF2268 domain-containing putative Zn-dependent protease (predicted Zn-dependent protease with a strongly conserved HExxH motif), translated as MQLSYIQLLRQEWLEISEKNRLVKIVPRLTHMEIFLEAIVSHPENSRKELFLEIFNLSEEELETIAFFGIFNLESEIGILETQLNKLRSLAYEDFIKDELTLLQKEFPVSKAVEFELFILDEQDRFVREKLGGVSAFTDWSGKMFFAVLPDAQVRSTLKSVINHEYHHHWRTHALTITEQNQTLMDRLILEGLAEHFVKIRLGDAYLGPYKDALTEKQAKNLWESTYKLCRNELGERTDIYMFGSKEGNLPFWGGYSLGYYLVKWYLERNEGSSIEYMTALSSEKFSF; from the coding sequence GTGCAGTTAAGTTATATTCAACTTTTAAGACAGGAGTGGTTAGAGATTAGCGAAAAAAATAGATTGGTTAAAATAGTCCCTCGGCTTACCCATATGGAAATTTTTCTTGAAGCAATAGTCTCACATCCAGAGAACAGCAGGAAAGAGCTATTCCTAGAAATATTTAATCTTTCAGAAGAAGAATTAGAAACGATAGCGTTCTTTGGAATATTTAATTTAGAAAGTGAGATAGGAATACTTGAAACCCAATTAAATAAGCTGCGCAGCCTTGCTTATGAAGACTTTATAAAGGATGAATTAACGCTTCTCCAAAAAGAATTCCCTGTTTCGAAAGCAGTCGAATTTGAGTTGTTCATTCTTGATGAACAGGATCGATTTGTCAGAGAAAAGCTTGGAGGTGTTTCAGCATTCACTGACTGGAGTGGCAAAATGTTTTTCGCAGTTCTTCCTGACGCTCAAGTTCGTTCAACCCTAAAGTCAGTCATTAACCACGAATATCATCATCATTGGCGAACACATGCCTTAACTATTACTGAACAGAATCAGACACTAATGGACCGATTGATATTAGAAGGTTTAGCGGAACATTTTGTGAAAATCAGATTAGGTGACGCCTATCTTGGTCCTTATAAAGATGCACTAACCGAAAAACAAGCCAAAAATTTATGGGAAAGTACATACAAATTATGTCGCAACGAACTAGGTGAAAGAACTGACATCTACATGTTCGGAAGCAAAGAAGGAAACTTGCCTTTTTGGGGCGGTTATTCGCTGGGATACTACCTTGTAAAATGGTATCTAGAGAGAAACGAAGGCAGCTCAATTGAATATATGACGGCTTTGTCTAGTGAAAAATTTTCATTTTAA
- a CDS encoding GNAT family N-acetyltransferase has product MNTENVKIVELNKENWYDCCELEVSEEQTQYMEPNAVSIAQSKFETSLKPYAIYTGDKTVGFLMYNSVPEELDGYWVYRIMVDKAFQGQGIGKAATKLMITEMAKSLNATKIVVGYHPANLNAHNLYASLGFENHGDRFGKEMAVVKQLID; this is encoded by the coding sequence ATGAATACAGAAAATGTGAAAATCGTCGAATTAAACAAAGAAAACTGGTATGACTGCTGTGAACTAGAGGTATCTGAAGAACAAACGCAATACATGGAACCAAATGCCGTATCGATCGCTCAGTCAAAGTTTGAAACTAGCTTAAAACCTTATGCCATCTACACAGGCGATAAAACGGTTGGCTTTTTGATGTATAACTCTGTACCGGAGGAACTTGACGGCTATTGGGTATACCGAATAATGGTAGACAAAGCCTTCCAAGGCCAAGGAATCGGGAAAGCTGCAACTAAATTGATGATTACTGAGATGGCCAAATCACTGAATGCCACAAAAATTGTGGTCGGCTATCACCCAGCCAACTTGAATGCCCATAATTTATATGCGAGTTTGGGATTTGAGAACCATGGAGATCGGTTTGGCAAAGAAATGGCCGTTGTAAAACAGCTAATCGATTGA
- a CDS encoding peptide-methionine (S)-S-oxide reductase: MEVIYIAGGCLWGVQAFIKTLPGVKATEAGRANGTSPTLDGNYDGYAECVKTEFDPEMLTIRDLMAYVFEIIDPYSLNRQGQDVGEKYRTGMYSENPKHLEEVKAFIRERSDSERIVVEVLPLLNYVKSAEEHQDRLTRCPDDYCHIPEALLSKYK; the protein is encoded by the coding sequence ATGGAAGTCATATATATTGCGGGTGGATGTTTATGGGGAGTACAAGCGTTTATCAAAACCTTGCCTGGAGTAAAGGCGACAGAAGCAGGACGAGCAAATGGGACGAGTCCTACACTTGATGGGAACTATGATGGCTACGCGGAATGTGTGAAAACAGAGTTTGACCCAGAAATGTTGACGATTCGAGACTTGATGGCGTATGTATTTGAAATCATTGATCCTTATAGTTTAAATCGGCAAGGGCAAGATGTTGGGGAAAAATACAGAACAGGCATGTATAGTGAAAATCCAAAGCATTTAGAAGAGGTAAAAGCATTTATTCGTGAGAGAAGCGATAGTGAACGCATCGTTGTTGAAGTGCTACCGCTTTTGAATTATGTGAAAAGTGCGGAAGAACATCAAGACCGACTAACGAGATGTCCCGATGATTATTGTCATATCCCAGAAGCGTTGTTAAGTAAATATAAATAG
- a CDS encoding helix-turn-helix transcriptional regulator yields the protein MEHRMKELRTSFWYTQEQLSEKLGVSRQTIISIENGRYKPSLELAYKIATLFQLCIEDVFIFEKGSE from the coding sequence ATGGAGCATCGGATGAAAGAGCTAAGAACATCTTTTTGGTATACACAAGAGCAGCTATCTGAGAAATTAGGTGTTTCGAGACAAACAATCATTTCAATTGAGAATGGACGCTACAAACCGTCATTGGAATTAGCGTATAAAATCGCTACTTTATTTCAACTTTGTATTGAAGATGTGTTCATATTTGAGAAAGGGAGTGAATAA
- a CDS encoding murein hydrolase activator EnvC family protein produces MISKWLATSLSSVLALSILIPTANADTLNELEQKQQETEQQKSELTSDISEKEGQINQNVSKLDQLTAKIEELNKQITGTETKISDVQAKIDKTKIEIDELKKSIEELEQKIAEREELLRERARAIQLSGGSVDYIDVLLGANSFIDFIDRFSAVNTLIEADREIMREQAADKKLLAEQKEQVESKLAEQESRRLELVGLKASLSSKKAEQAQAVQNLEKEQKRLAAEKNELEFEHAEVLEVSADLEKQIMNEQARLAEIARKEEEERQRKIAAEKAAAEARAKAEAEAAAKAAAEEKARAQAAAEAEAQAQAKSSAKAESVSKPKAPAPAVTPPVKVEVAPPAPAPSAMFIWPASGRHSSGFGGRDIGDGAESHLGQDIANVTGTPISAAATGYVSYAGNMGGYGNVVILTHSINGQTYATVYAHMSAINVSSGQAVSQGQNVGLVGSTGRSTGPHLHFEIHVGPWNGARSNAVNPMNFF; encoded by the coding sequence GTGATATCGAAATGGCTAGCAACTAGTTTATCCTCTGTATTAGCTTTATCAATCTTGATACCGACAGCTAACGCAGATACATTAAATGAATTAGAACAGAAACAGCAAGAAACAGAGCAACAAAAAAGTGAATTAACTTCTGATATTAGTGAAAAAGAGGGACAAATCAATCAAAACGTATCAAAGTTAGACCAATTAACAGCGAAAATCGAAGAATTGAACAAACAAATTACGGGTACAGAAACAAAAATCAGTGATGTTCAAGCGAAAATCGATAAAACTAAAATAGAAATTGACGAGCTGAAAAAGTCAATTGAAGAACTTGAACAAAAAATAGCAGAACGTGAAGAGTTGTTGAGAGAACGAGCGCGTGCTATCCAGTTAAGTGGCGGTTCTGTAGATTACATAGATGTCTTACTTGGCGCAAATAGTTTTATTGATTTTATTGATCGTTTTTCTGCAGTGAATACGTTAATAGAAGCAGATAGAGAGATCATGCGAGAACAAGCGGCAGATAAAAAGCTGCTAGCTGAACAAAAAGAACAAGTAGAGTCTAAGTTAGCTGAACAAGAATCTCGGCGTTTAGAATTGGTTGGATTAAAAGCTTCACTCAGCAGTAAAAAAGCAGAACAAGCACAAGCTGTTCAAAACTTAGAAAAAGAACAAAAACGACTGGCAGCTGAAAAAAATGAGTTAGAATTTGAGCATGCCGAAGTTCTTGAAGTTAGCGCAGATTTGGAAAAACAAATCATGAACGAACAAGCTCGTTTAGCTGAAATTGCTAGAAAAGAAGAAGAGGAACGTCAACGAAAAATTGCTGCTGAAAAAGCTGCAGCAGAGGCTCGTGCAAAAGCAGAAGCAGAAGCGGCTGCTAAAGCCGCAGCAGAAGAAAAAGCTCGTGCACAAGCTGCAGCAGAGGCAGAAGCACAGGCTCAAGCTAAAAGTAGTGCCAAAGCGGAATCAGTAAGCAAGCCGAAAGCACCAGCACCTGCTGTGACTCCACCTGTAAAAGTAGAAGTTGCGCCACCAGCACCAGCACCTAGTGCGATGTTTATTTGGCCAGCTTCTGGACGACATTCTTCAGGTTTTGGTGGACGTGATATTGGTGACGGTGCCGAATCACATCTGGGACAAGACATTGCCAATGTAACGGGTACACCAATCTCTGCGGCGGCAACTGGTTATGTTTCCTATGCCGGTAACATGGGTGGTTATGGTAACGTAGTAATTTTAACGCACTCCATTAATGGCCAAACGTATGCGACTGTTTATGCGCATATGAGTGCTATCAATGTTTCATCTGGACAGGCCGTTTCACAAGGTCAAAACGTTGGACTCGTTGGCAGTACAGGACGATCTACCGGGCCGCATCTTCATTTTGAAATCCATGTTGGTCCGTGGAATGGTGCTCGCTCAAATGCAGTGAATCCAATGAATTTCTTCTAA
- a CDS encoding haloacid dehalogenase type II, which translates to MENSIKAFVFDVYGTLFDVTAIKKECEELYPGYGEKISQTWRSKQVEYFMLRQLMGNYATLYAITHDALKYALNENDLQASKENEQKLLDAYLHLPLYSESKEVLTQLKDKNLVVFSNGSHDMLDPLVKNAGLEELFDQVLSIDDVKQFKPTPASYQYALEQLGIESHEVLFMSSNGWDVSGAKSFGFQTAWINRKGMPVEELDLEPDYIFDDLTGLLKWK; encoded by the coding sequence GTGGAGAATTCAATCAAAGCTTTTGTGTTCGATGTTTACGGAACCTTGTTCGATGTTACGGCGATAAAAAAAGAATGTGAGGAATTATATCCTGGATACGGTGAGAAGATCAGTCAGACTTGGAGATCTAAGCAAGTTGAATACTTTATGTTGCGCCAGTTGATGGGCAATTATGCCACGCTTTATGCCATTACACATGATGCATTAAAATATGCACTAAATGAAAATGACTTGCAGGCAAGTAAAGAAAACGAGCAAAAGTTATTGGATGCCTATCTGCATTTACCGCTTTACTCAGAATCGAAAGAAGTTCTTACGCAGTTAAAGGATAAAAACTTAGTGGTTTTTTCAAATGGCTCTCACGATATGCTGGATCCATTAGTTAAAAATGCTGGTTTAGAAGAGTTGTTTGATCAAGTGCTGAGTATTGACGACGTGAAGCAATTTAAACCAACACCGGCATCTTATCAATATGCATTAGAACAACTTGGAATCGAAAGCCATGAAGTTCTTTTCATGTCGTCTAACGGCTGGGATGTATCGGGGGCGAAAAGTTTCGGATTCCAAACAGCTTGGATCAACCGAAAAGGAATGCCAGTTGAAGAGCTCGACCTAGAGCCGGATTATATATTTGATGATTTAACTGGATTGTTAAAGTGGAAGTAA
- a CDS encoding redoxin domain-containing protein, translating to MTTLQLGDKAPQFELPLAEGGTYSLEQDLTDRPGWRFLVFFRGSWCPVCNQDLKEIQESLSYFEGKGVYFTALSTDSQENSLGMKNEHSLSFPLLSDLTTDLLDQYGAYYHGEDAPYEDHGIHGEAAHYLLDEKGDILYQQQQTSPYGRPSATELRKVVQYIKKNLK from the coding sequence ATGACAACATTACAACTCGGTGATAAAGCACCACAATTTGAATTACCATTAGCAGAAGGTGGTACTTATTCTTTGGAACAAGATTTAACGGATCGTCCAGGTTGGAGATTTTTGGTCTTTTTCAGAGGGTCATGGTGCCCAGTATGTAACCAAGATTTAAAAGAAATTCAAGAAAGCCTTTCTTATTTTGAAGGAAAAGGCGTTTATTTTACGGCTCTATCAACAGATAGCCAAGAAAATTCGTTAGGGATGAAAAATGAGCATAGCTTAAGCTTTCCGCTCCTGTCTGACCTTACAACAGATTTATTAGACCAGTACGGTGCTTATTACCATGGAGAAGATGCACCATATGAAGATCATGGAATCCACGGGGAAGCTGCTCATTATTTGCTTGATGAAAAAGGGGATATTCTTTATCAACAGCAGCAAACGAGCCCTTATGGACGTCCAAGCGCAACAGAACTTCGTAAAGTTGTGCAGTATATTAAAAAGAATTTAAAGTGA
- a CDS encoding MFS transporter, which produces MKRTKENWVNGNGVIHTPFYYGWVIVILAGLSHFFSGPGQTYSNAIFIDYYIEEFGWSRSTVSGIYSSATLLAGFLLFIIGRMIDKVGARKMAIAVSLILAAASIFNSFVVNWVMLFMGFFAIRLFGQGSMTLVPNALVPQWFIQKRGRALGLAALGGMIGSAAFPLINVWLIEAYGWRTTWQILGASILVIFTPLAYFFIRNRPEDIGLLPDNGPSAREEDRQKPLSSDISWTVKEAKKTRSFWLLLFCVVVPALVNTGMTFHLVSIFSIQSLAPETAATVLSLMAIIGFPVTFLAGYLLDKIRVQWMLAFVFVGEIASIFLLKEADLFSGAILFAVVWGFMLGIERVTLSVVWPNYFGRQYLGSITGISMAFMVVGSALGPLPFGLFYDFFGGYKEVLWAIMIFPLLGIVAALLANPPEKKEIEN; this is translated from the coding sequence ATGAAGCGTACGAAAGAAAATTGGGTTAATGGGAACGGCGTTATCCATACGCCATTTTATTACGGCTGGGTCATTGTCATTCTCGCGGGATTGTCTCACTTTTTTTCTGGACCTGGACAAACATATTCAAATGCCATTTTTATAGATTATTACATAGAAGAATTTGGTTGGAGTCGCTCGACCGTGTCCGGTATTTATTCTTCAGCAACACTTCTGGCAGGATTTTTATTGTTTATCATTGGTCGAATGATTGATAAAGTCGGTGCACGAAAAATGGCAATTGCGGTTTCTTTAATTTTAGCAGCAGCCAGTATATTTAATAGTTTCGTAGTCAATTGGGTAATGTTGTTTATGGGCTTTTTCGCTATACGGCTGTTTGGACAAGGCTCGATGACGCTCGTTCCAAATGCGTTAGTGCCACAATGGTTTATCCAAAAACGAGGCCGTGCACTTGGGTTAGCAGCGTTAGGTGGGATGATTGGATCGGCTGCATTTCCATTGATCAATGTTTGGCTAATTGAAGCATACGGCTGGCGGACGACTTGGCAAATTCTTGGCGCATCAATCCTGGTTATTTTTACGCCATTAGCCTATTTCTTTATCCGAAATCGGCCAGAAGATATTGGCTTACTGCCGGATAATGGACCTTCAGCAAGAGAAGAAGATCGACAAAAGCCTTTATCTTCAGATATTAGTTGGACGGTAAAAGAAGCGAAAAAAACTCGCTCTTTTTGGCTCCTTTTGTTTTGTGTAGTGGTTCCTGCTTTGGTTAATACGGGAATGACTTTCCATTTGGTGTCTATTTTTTCGATTCAATCATTAGCACCTGAAACAGCGGCAACTGTCTTGAGTTTAATGGCAATTATCGGTTTTCCGGTCACGTTTCTGGCAGGTTATTTGCTTGATAAAATACGCGTCCAGTGGATGTTAGCTTTTGTTTTTGTTGGGGAAATTGCCTCGATTTTCTTATTGAAAGAAGCAGACCTGTTTTCCGGCGCGATTCTGTTTGCGGTTGTATGGGGCTTTATGTTGGGAATTGAACGAGTAACTTTGAGTGTCGTATGGCCGAATTATTTTGGTCGACAATACCTTGGTAGCATTACCGGTATTTCAATGGCCTTTATGGTCGTTGGTTCTGCTCTCGGACCGTTACCGTTCGGCTTGTTTTACGATTTCTTTGGTGGCTATAAAGAAGTGTTATGGGCTATTATGATTTTCCCGCTACTCGGTATTGTGGCGGCGTTACTAGCAAATCCGCCAGAAAAAAAGGAAATAGAAAACTAA
- a CDS encoding class I SAM-dependent methyltransferase: MTIQRVLPFTKSLLEQAISPGDVTIDGTAGNGHDTHFLASLTGANGKVFAFDIQAEAIHATRERVQEFDHVELIHDSHAKIKDYVSEPIAAAVFNLGYLPKGDHSIITKAKSTLAALEQCLDLLKIKGVLLVVVYSGHEGGSEERDAVMEFVSSLPQKTFDVLKYEFINQQHSPPFLLAIEKKHASN; encoded by the coding sequence ATGACGATACAACGCGTATTGCCTTTTACAAAATCATTGCTTGAACAAGCAATCTCTCCGGGAGATGTAACTATTGACGGCACTGCTGGCAACGGACATGATACACACTTTCTTGCAAGTTTAACTGGAGCAAACGGAAAAGTTTTCGCTTTTGATATTCAAGCAGAAGCAATACATGCAACGCGAGAGCGAGTCCAAGAATTTGACCATGTCGAGCTAATTCACGACAGTCACGCAAAAATAAAAGATTATGTATCAGAACCTATTGCAGCTGCTGTTTTCAATCTTGGCTATTTGCCAAAAGGTGATCACTCTATTATTACGAAAGCAAAAAGTACGCTTGCTGCTCTCGAACAATGTTTAGATCTTTTGAAAATAAAAGGCGTTTTGTTAGTTGTCGTATACAGTGGACACGAAGGTGGCAGCGAAGAACGTGATGCCGTTATGGAATTCGTTTCCTCGCTCCCACAAAAAACGTTTGATGTGCTGAAATACGAATTTATCAACCAGCAACATTCCCCCCCTTTTTTATTAGCCATTGAAAAAAAACATGCAAGCAATTAA
- a CDS encoding TIGR01212 family radical SAM protein (This family includes YhcC from E. coli K-12, an uncharacterized radical SAM protein.), which translates to MNIEFPFSSDGKRYYTWNRHLRDHFGFKVMKIALDAGFDCPNRDGTVAHGGCTFCSVAGSGDFAGDRVDSIPKQFDQIKEKMHRKWKDAKYMAYFQAYTNTHAPLPVIKEKFEAALEQENVIGLSIATRPDCLPDDVVDYLAELNERTYLWVELGLQTVHERTALLVNRAHDFDTYVEGVTKLRKRGIRVCTHIINGLPLEDRDMMMETAREVAKLDVQGIKIHLLHLLKGTPMVKQYEKGMVEFLEKQEYINLVADQLEVLPPEMVVQRITGDGPIDLMIGPMWSANKWDVLNGIDAELARRESWQGKRATGSVTS; encoded by the coding sequence TTGAATATAGAGTTTCCTTTTTCATCTGATGGAAAACGTTATTATACATGGAATCGCCATTTGCGCGATCATTTTGGTTTTAAGGTCATGAAAATCGCTTTAGATGCCGGGTTTGATTGTCCAAACCGGGACGGCACAGTTGCACACGGGGGCTGTACGTTTTGCAGCGTTGCAGGATCTGGTGATTTTGCTGGAGACCGAGTTGACTCGATTCCTAAGCAGTTTGATCAAATTAAAGAAAAAATGCATCGCAAATGGAAAGATGCCAAATACATGGCGTACTTTCAAGCTTATACCAATACACATGCGCCGTTACCCGTGATTAAAGAAAAGTTTGAAGCGGCACTCGAGCAAGAAAATGTTATCGGTTTAAGCATCGCAACACGTCCCGACTGTTTGCCAGATGACGTTGTGGATTATTTGGCCGAATTAAACGAACGGACGTATTTATGGGTCGAACTTGGATTGCAAACGGTTCATGAGCGAACGGCCCTTTTGGTCAACCGTGCGCATGACTTCGATACTTATGTAGAAGGTGTGACGAAATTACGCAAGCGCGGCATTCGCGTATGTACACACATCATCAACGGCTTGCCACTAGAAGACCGAGACATGATGATGGAAACCGCGCGTGAAGTAGCAAAACTCGATGTACAAGGCATTAAAATTCACTTGTTGCATTTATTAAAAGGCACACCAATGGTCAAGCAATACGAAAAAGGCATGGTTGAGTTTCTAGAAAAGCAAGAATACATTAACTTAGTCGCCGACCAACTTGAAGTGCTGCCACCTGAAATGGTTGTTCAACGCATTACAGGTGATGGGCCGATAGACTTAATGATTGGGCCGATGTGGAGCGCCAACAAATGGGACGTCTTAAATGGCATTGATGCAGAACTTGCACGCCGCGAAAGCTGGCAAGGGAAACGGGCTACAGGGAGTGTGACTTCATGA
- a CDS encoding CoA transferase subunit A, translating into MKPIYSSAKEAVEQIQDGATIMVGGFGLVGIPEQLILALVDKGVTDLTVISNNCGVDEWGLGLLLKNKQIKKMIGSYVGENKEFERQVLSGEIEVELTPQGTLAEKMRAGGAGIPAFFTPAGVGTTVAEGKEIREFDGKEYVLEHALRADFALVRAHKADKMGNLVYNKTAQNFNPLAAAAGKITIAEVEEIVEIGDINPNHVQTPSIYVQGLLQAHQEKRIERLTTRTV; encoded by the coding sequence ATGAAACCGATTTACAGTTCTGCAAAAGAAGCAGTTGAACAAATTCAAGACGGTGCCACAATTATGGTAGGCGGATTTGGGTTAGTAGGAATACCTGAACAGCTTATTTTAGCACTAGTTGATAAAGGGGTAACCGATCTGACCGTCATTTCCAATAACTGTGGAGTAGACGAATGGGGTCTTGGCCTATTATTGAAAAACAAACAAATTAAAAAAATGATCGGTTCCTATGTAGGAGAAAACAAAGAATTCGAGCGCCAAGTGTTATCAGGCGAAATCGAAGTTGAATTGACTCCGCAAGGAACATTAGCTGAAAAAATGCGCGCAGGCGGAGCTGGAATTCCAGCTTTCTTTACACCAGCTGGCGTAGGCACAACTGTTGCAGAAGGTAAAGAAATTCGTGAATTTGATGGCAAAGAATATGTGCTTGAACACGCATTACGAGCTGACTTTGCATTAGTGAGAGCGCATAAAGCGGATAAAATGGGCAACCTTGTTTACAACAAAACCGCACAAAACTTTAACCCGCTTGCTGCAGCGGCTGGGAAAATTACCATTGCAGAAGTAGAAGAAATCGTGGAAATCGGGGACATTAATCCGAATCACGTTCAAACACCAAGCATTTATGTACAAGGCTTGCTTCAAGCACACCAAGAAAAACGGATCGAACGTCTTACAACACGCACGGTTTAA